One Triticum dicoccoides isolate Atlit2015 ecotype Zavitan chromosome 3B, WEW_v2.0, whole genome shotgun sequence genomic window, CCAACAAGCCAGTCAATACCCAAATATTTTTGGTAAGGCTGTTGCTGGCTGTGATGCAAACAGGCCCATTGTCTCAAACTCTCAATGCACCAGAACTGAAATTTTAATTTGCATTGCAGAATGGCTTCATCTCACACTTTCTTAGTTCCAATACATCTGTTTAAAATCATTAACGCGGACAAAAAAGTTCATAACGAAGCCATGGTTTCTTCTCAACTGAATGATGGCACTACATATCAGGATTCAAGAAACAAATATCAGTTTCATCACACGTTAGCAACGACTAGCCCAGGATATCTAGCAGACATACATCAACTGACCACCAGCACACAGTTACGAATTTTCATAACCCGTTCATGGCTCATGTGAATCTGAAATTAGTCGGCATTTCCCCTTTGCAAGCGGCATCGTAGTCTTTTGTGAGGTGCGGCGCAGCTTCCTTATGAGGGCATATGAACTTCTCCATGAATACCTTCTCTGCCAGCATGACTGCATTATAGTAGTCTCGGTCATGATCAAGCAATCCATTTTCCTTAAGAAACTTTACAACATAGTACCGGGGTTTGATCCGGCCCTCCAGGCTGTACAAGAGCAATGCCGGCCGATGAGCGATGTATGCCGGTTCCAACCCCGCCTCATAGATTAGGAACTCTGACTTGCTCTGCAGCATCTGGTTAGAACTTAGCAGCACAAATGGAAACTTGGACACAACAATGCGGACCTCAGCATCTGACCACCTAAACGTCGCCTTCAAGTGATCCACTTTGGCGGCGATCTTCCCCTCGCTGAGGCGTCCAACAGCGTGCAATGCGTGTCTGAACATCCTACAGCCACGAGGCACACCTATACCTTCGGCAAGTGCCACCACTTCCCGGACGCGCTCCAAGTTGGAGGCGAGCAGACATGGTTGAGCGATGCACAACTTGGCAATGTCGGAGTCGCCTAGCCCGCACTCCTGCAGGAAAGCGACATTGGGCTTGACCACCGTCTCGAGGTTGGCCGAGAGAAGGCATAAGCCACGGCTGACAGCACGGAGGAGGTTCTCGAAGGAGCCGAATAAGCGCAGGTAGTACTGCACTTTGGAGACGATGGACATACGGCGGAATCTGTGGCGGGAGAGCGAGACGAGGCGCGCGATCTCGGAGCGTGACAGGCCGAAGCCGGTGAGCCCCGCGACGACGGGGGCCAGGGTCCTCTCCACGCTGGCGCAGAGGAACGGCGGGTCCTTGGCGAGGACGGACGCGAcgtcggcgccggagaggccgGGGCCGGCGAGAAAGGCGAGGACAGCGTCGGGATTGGCGGGGGACTTGAGGTGGGAGAGCTTGGCGGAGGCCTCGAGTGCCTGGGGCCGGGCGAGGCCGCAGGTGTCGACGAGGTAGTCCTCTACGGCGAAGCTGGTAGGGTTCGGGGAGATGGCGGGCGCTGCGGCGGAGATGAGGCGGCGGAGCTGGGAGGCGAGAGAGCGGGGTGGAGAAGAGAGGAGCTGAGTGAGGACGCGGCACCGGAGCCGGAgcatggcggcggcgggggcggcggcggcggcgaggggatggggaaacgagcggcggcggcggtgagcgaGACTTTTTCTTTGTGAGCGTAGTGGGCCTTTTTCTATCCGGAGGGTAGTGGGCCTTGAAGCCTTGTCACTCCAAAAAATGGAACCCTTGCCGTCTCATGGGCCGGTTGGTTAGCGCCCATTCAACTGGACTTCAAAAAAAAGAAACTGGACTAAAAAAAGAAAGAGCCCATTCAACTTGTACCCCTAAAAAAAAACTAGTCAACTTGTACCCCTCAaaaaaatctactccctccgttcctaaatatttgtctttctagagttttcaaatggaccacatacggatatatatagacatattttagagtgtagattcactcattttgctccgtatgttgtcatttgttgaaatatctagaaagacaattatttaggaacggagggagtagtcaactTGTCATGGCACTTTATATACAGCTCACGTACCTCAAACTCAAAGTGGgaggcgaaccaacctgtggttggatggttagagggactgtggtatccccagcccatcatGATTCAAGTCCTAGtgcttcctggatttatttcaggatttctagcgatgcgcattcagtgggaggagacgttcctctCGACGACGTGgtgcctacgatgacttcgtaagtttcaagatgatatgccgactcagtctTTTGGAGATGCAGGtgctcataggggtgagtgtatgcgcgtgtttatgagcgcttgcgtctgtactgtgttaaaaaaaactcAAAGTGGGAATACAAGAATATATTGGAGAATCAACAATAGGCACACCACTATCATTATTCACTCAATCGAAAATATAATGAAATTAGAATGCAACCTTGTTTTTTCTCTGTAGGTGGCCCAACAGGGTGCTTGTCTGAACTCTGAACCCTTCACGAAAAGCAACAGATAGAAAGCAACAACTCTTCAGTCCAGCATTCAACAACAGAAACAAACCTCCCATTGTCCGACTCCGATCAAAGGGCTCCGTTGCGCTTCAAGATAGGTGAAGGATGAGCAGCTGGTCCTGCAAATATCATGTCGGTGATTCTCATCTAATCTTTTAAGCATCTGCATCACTGAGAAAAATATCTTCAGGGTTACCGACTTACCTTCATCTAATCTTTATGTGGCACTCTTGTGCTGTATGAGGAGTAAATGGTTTCACGTCGGTTGGTAAGAATGAAAAGAATTTTCAGTACTTTTCCAACAAAAACAAGTGAATTTTCATAAAAGGGCTGAAACCCAGAATTGTTTACAGCATTGTGAGGATTAAGGGGGCAAGTGGGCAACAGTAGATGGAACACCAACATACATGCAAACAGAGAGAAAGACCAAGGACAGCGGCGACGCTCAAGCCGCAGGGTGCGCAGCCGCCTTCGTGCCTCGAGGGCGCGAAGCCAAACGCCAATGTGGCAGCGCTGATCCACCTTGCACCTCCCACGCCACAACGGCGTGTCATCCTGGCAACACTTGAGGACGTGGGGTAGGGAAGGAGAGAGGCCACAGAACACAGCAGCATTCCTATGTTTCCACAGGTGCCTGCAGCAAAGCAGCACCAAGCCGGAGGGAGAAGCATCGCCGACGGTGGTAGAGACGTCAAGTAGGTGGAGCTCCCGCACAGACGCATCGATGACAGCCAGCCTAGCAGCGGTGACTGACCGTCTTCCTGAGAAGCACAAACCGAAATATTAACAGTAGCAAGCTTTAAATCAGAAGCATTTTCAGCATTTAAAGAGCAGATGCAACAGAAATAGATTAACTTTTTCTAAGCTATTTTGCTCCCTCACCTGCCTAATTGTAGAGAGATTCATCCGGGAAGATATTCCGGCCATCTGCGCCAACCGTAGCAACATGGACTAGGACGCCTTGTTCTTCCGAGAGGCACTTCCTGAACTCTTGCTCGTGCGGGCAGTCGACCATGTACAAGCGCCTCAATGAGCATAGGTTCTTTGCCTGATCCAGTGCTGGGCAGTCCTGCGCAAGCAAGTCCTGGAGCTTACAGAGATTGGAGATTGTCTTCAAACATGTGTTGTTCCTCACTTTGAGCCACACGGCTGCGGGAAGGTCGACGACTTCTTTCAGCTTGTGAGCACCTTCAATGTGGATTCTCTTCAAGTTAACAATCTTGGACATGTCTTGAGGGAGAGCTCTCAGTTTTGGGCAATCAAGAAGCAACAGACGCTTAAGGCAAGGCATCAGAGAGATATGATGAGCGCTATCGCTGGGATTCCCAGTTTTGAGGGACCAACTTCTCAAACTGAACATGCCAATGACCTGAAGCACTTCAAGCTTTGGGAAAAAGGCTGCTGGAATTCTGACTCCTTTTCCCAGGAGTTCTTCGCCAATGGACTCTATGGCATCTGCACCTTTAATCTTAAGAAATTGCAGTTGTGGCATCTGACCTGCAGGTGGAAGCTCTGAACATGATATGCACTCATCGAGGTGCATCTGACGCAAACTAGGCATGTTAAGCTCCGGTTTCGATCGTAGCCATTCTGGGAACATAGTGCCTGGGAACCCAACAAGAAAAATGTATTCTAGGCTTGGCGACGGGATGAGCATATCGTAGACTTGCTGAATTTTCTGAACCTTGTCGTGCGCATAGCAAGTTCTATCATGAGTATCTCTGTTCATTGTGCAGCGTAGTCCCAGTTCTTTAAGATTACGACTGTTCTTCAGTACAAGTTCGCCCCCTGGCATCGCTTCCTCTAGCTTACTAACCCAGAGACGTTGGATATTGGGGAGGCATCGCAATTCATCCAATCTGAATCCAGTCCCGCTCTCAAAGACTCCTCTTAGGTTGTACAGCTGCTGAAACTTTGCGATCCCTTTAGGAACATGATCAATTGAAGTCTGCTCTAGGTGCAAAAAACTTATCTTGGACAATCTCATCAGACCAGCTGGCAGGCTATCCAATTGATGGCAACCAAGCAAAGAAAGGTATTCAAGGCTGATGAGACTTCCTATGGATTCAGGAAGTTTGTTAATCTCTGTATAGCTCAGATCTAGCAACCTCAATAGCACCAAATTTCCAACCGAGTCTGGTATGTCCTTGGTGCTTGTTCCACGGAGAACCAAGACACGGATATGCTCAAGCTTTCTGAAAATATCCATGTGCATTGATTTGAAATTCTTGTTATTAaaaagtaggaggctcctcaagcaCTTGTGCTCTTCCAGATTGGGTATTTCTTCTACAGCATGACTGATACCTAAGCGGCGGAGATTCGACATAGCATCGATTCTGTCCACATTCATGCACAGGGAGTGATCCTTTGTCAAATATTGTCCAAGTGACCTCAATAGATCATGCATCGTAGACACAGCCTTGTCTACATACTCTGGTACAGGTTGAAGAAGATTCCTCCGAACTAGCTCAAGGTAATACTCTTCAGCAATTTCATGTATTGAGAATCCATGCTCTTTCCTCACTAAACCTTCAGCAACCCACCAGTAAGCTACAGAATCACGATGGATTTCAAAATTAGGAGGCAGCAACGCACACCAGAGAAAGCACTCCTTAAGTTGAGGGGGTAAGTTGCTGTAACTTAAATACAGGGGGCCTCCAAGTTCTTTGGGGAGTCCATGAATGGACCATTTGCTATCTCGGATACTCTTCCATTCCGCAGTTGTTCTTTTGGTAGATAGCACACCTGCAACAACCTTGATGGCTAGAGGAAGACCGTCACATTTCTTTACAATTTCATACCCAACATTCTCGAATTCACTTATTTGCTCGTGCGGCTGGAGGGACTTCTTCAGAAGCAGCTCTAAACCATCATGATAATTCATTGTGTTTACTTGGTGAGTATATGTTGCATGCATTTCTGCCAATACATCCAGGTTTCTTGTGGTGACAATGACATGGAAATTCAAGGCTCTCCTGAAAGGCGATAGAAGAAGATCAATCCAGACATCAGATTTCCACACATCATCCAGCACAAGAAGAACACTCTTTCCATTGATAGAGTCCACTAGAAGTGGTAGAAGCTCGGTCTTGGTCTCTAATTGATCACACTTTTCTCCTGCCATTCGTATTGCCTGCTTTATCAACCCGGTCTCTGTGTAGCTCTGCGAAATGCACAACCATATACGGACTTGGAATTTCTCCCTTACCAATGGCTCATTGTAAATCTTCTGAGCTAATGTTGTCTTACCAATGCCTCCCATCCCTTGAATCCCAAAAACACTTGACCTATTCTCACGACAGCCACTGACAATCATTTGTACCATGTCCTCAACTGCCTGTTTGATTTCTGTTCCAACAACCTCTAGTTCATCTACAGGAGATGTCTGCTTTCTATCCACAATTGTTACTTGGAACTGTTGACGTGTGGTTCTGTCCAAGTTGAACATCTCTGTGTTCATTTTAATCTCATCAAGCTTTTCATTTATGTCCTTAATTCTTCTAGCCACCCTGTGATCAAATGGAAGCTTTCCAAAACAAGAGACCATGGACTGATTGCAACATACTGATCTAGGTGTCAGCAAAAGCTTTTCTGAATGAACCATAACAAGATCGATGATGACATCAACATCAAACATTACATTGCTCATGTTCTTCCACCATGCCTCTATCCGTTTATCTTCCATGGCCAGAGCTTCAGCATCCTCCCGAATGGCGCTAAAATGTTCCAGATTATTCTTTAGCCTCCTGATATCCTTCTTCACACTTAATGTCATCACAACCTCATTCTCGATAACCTGACCCAGCTTTGTCAAGAGTTTGAACGTGAGGGCATCCAAAATTGTGCCCATATTACCCAAACATATGAAATCTGACTAAGATGCAAGTATGCCTGCTTAATGTTTGCGGGCCTTGTTATGGTGTGTGAGCCTGCTCTCAGTTGTTCCTCACAAGTTAATCGTCAGCACGATGCATTTCTCTGCACAAGTCAGTAACAGTTCATTTCATGAAAACCAGCTCAAGAAGCTCCTAAAGATATTAACTCTTAGAAGCAAAAACACTGGGAATTTCTATAGTTTTTCCAGAACAAAATACCATCAGCATTCCAAACAGAGGCTCTGtaatctactccctctgtcccataatgtaagacgttttttgactttagtatagtgtcaaaaaaacgtcttacatcatGGGACGGCGGGAGTACATCTTTAGGTGTTTCTAAATCGATAACAAATAAGAGAATAAATTTGCAGAGGTCAGGTCGTGATCTGACAGCCCAACACCTGGAGCATCCAAACTAGAGCTTGGAACGACAGGGAACAAAGCAAAAGTAAAGGTTGTACCTTTATACTCTGCCTGACAGATGAACGAAGGAGCTGGGTAGGAGGTGGCGGAACGGTCTACGACAGTGGCCGAAGCACGATGAGGCTAGCAAGGGGGCatctggatcaatgaacaatcaatgGTTATCTCAAGCCTGGACCATGTAAGAAGCCAGATGTGCAACTCCGGCACAGAGGGAGAGAAGAAGATGGCATACCTCATACCTCACTGGGGGGTCTGTTCTCGCTGCGAAGTGGAAGGGGAATCTTGTGTCTAGCTTGCCTCGTTGGAAGCTTGCTCACACCTCAAGGTTGCTTCATTTACTTGGAAGGTGGGAAAATAAGACCAGTCAATTTGGTTGTCATCAAGACTGACTCAAGACCAGTCAATTTGGTTGTCATCAAGACTGACTCATGGCCACCTAATCAAACGCGCCTTTCTTGTAATCAAACACCACTTTTGCGACATTTTCCTCCCACCTTCCTCGCTGTAAATTATCGCTACTTTTATATAGCAAAGAAAAAGGACAATCTGCAGATTTGCCAGTATAAAATATGACCAATGTAAGGAGCCCCTTTTTCTTGACTCCATCCTGCTTTCAGACCTGTAAGTTGGAAGCTCTTTCTGCCTACGAGGCTACGACAACCGGCTACAGGAACCGTACGAGTCAACTCGGAGAAAACATCTCATAGCAATACACGCATGATTCcccgggcatttcatcaaacagttCATATGCATCCACACACTTATTGTTGCAATAGTGCCAAATCTCCAAGAATATTTCAGCCAAGGAGTATCCAATCATTTTAGTTACTCTATATAATTGCTCCTCGGCCAGTCAATGTTAGACGATGGAAACAGACAGTTGAGGCTTACTGCAGCCTGTTGTTGCAGGAGAAGGTGCTTACGTGGTTGGTTGAAGCAGCAGCCACCGGCGGCAGACGAACGACGCGGAGCTCGCTCTTTTTCGCGGTGCCCGCGACGCTCAAGGTCTCGGTCGGTGCGGTACACGTAGGCTACGCCGTCGAGGGGCAGGGCACCGCCGGCAGACCCGTCGTGCGCCATCTCCCAGCCCTCCCCTTCTCCTGCTGGTGCACGGAGGCGGAGGagggtgtgggatccgacaatagcTTAGGCGGCGAGCACGGGGAGGAGGGTGTGGAGCCGTCGCTGTGTCAGGACCCTGCCTGAAGAGAAGGACGATCAGCTGCAGGCTCATGACTGAAGAACTCGACACTGAAGCGAGAGGTGCCACTTAAAGTTCAGTTGACGAACGGCGAAGGTGGAAGCGGACGAGCAAGTCAACGGCCCGGATTGAGTTCACTTGCTTTTTTGCTGTCAATTGTTGTCGTAGTGTAAGAGAAAGATGACATGGAAATGCAATTAAGCAAGTGAACTCAATCCGCGCCGTTGACTTGCTCGTCCGCGTCGACAATGTGTGGCCCGACGCTGACGAAGGGCCTATGAGAGTTTTTGTCTCACATCTGTTGTTTCTCTTCAGATCTTGAAAGTTAATGTGTCTTTTAAGGAGAGCTATTGGTTGATAATTGGTGTAGCGGCTTCGACATATTCTTTCAGGTCGTTTTGTAGCATGATTCAATTTTTCCAACCTCTGATCTGGTGGTGATGGATTATAGGTGATGCGTCATCGCTTTATAGACCTCGTCTCAAAGGGCGAGTGACTATTATGGTCTTCAAAGAATAGTATGACAAGGGTGTTTGCATGTGTCCATTTTCTTTACTGTTAGTTTGATGTAATTTTCAATCTATGTTCGATGGAGTACTATGATTTTTGATGTAATTTTACTTTTTTACTGGTCGTTTTATGTCCGCTTGTCTATCTGTTGTATTATGTTTTATTTTCCTTAATATTAATCAGATCTAAGATGCCATTTGGATGTCtttatttaaaatattatttttgttaaagcacatctagatgtgtccaaagtattgcacatctaaattaTATATTATTGATTTTACACGGAGATTCATGCAGATATTATCTATTATCTATTATCTTTTCTTTTCTAATTTGATTGAGTCACTCAGATGTGCAATAACCAGGGCACATATGCCCTAGACAGGCCCTTAGAATATATTCTAATACCACATTAGAATACAATATCATACCACGTTAAACGAGAAAACAAATAAAAGTAAATAGTAGCTACAACTTTATATTAAGATTCAGCTAATAAATAAATGAAATGATAATATGATACCAGTGTATCCTACTATGGATCAGAAGGTACGATGACGATATAGACGGGTATCATGTACATGATACAACATTAGTTTACGTTACTACCTATTGGTTTTACACATTTTAAAAGAAAAATAGCAATTGCAGGAGGTTTTTCAcctaaaaagtattttctaaaagatAGTGATTACATAGTACAGATGAGCGGCAAGCCGTAAGGAAAGATAATCGTGGTTACATTGCAATTGCAATATGTATCAACCATAGCGTTGTAAGCTTGGAGCGGAGGTCATATTTTTGGTTGTAATACGCGGAGAGATGGAGCTAGGAATCAatggaagggcttatcttttatatCTACATAACTAGTCTCCACTAACATATTTCTATCAATATGCAAGCATGCCATCTCATCATTTAACATGAATAGAAAAAgacccacctcaacatgcaactatgcatATTAAAAATCCACTTCAACATGCAAACACGTGTGCATGTAAAATTCCATTCTATTATGCTATTTACATTTAATTCTTATATACTTTCAAAAACTATTATTTCAAATATTGATGTTTCATATAACCAAAACCTCTTTGAAATCCACTTCAACATGCGAACATGCATGCATGTAAAATTTCATTCTATTATGCTATTTACATTTAATCTTATATACTTTCAGAAACTATTATTTCAAATATTGATGTTTCATATAAACAAAACCTCATTGAAATATTGCAAAATTTTCCCACCACAACGTGCGGAGCATCATCTAGTTTTTAAAGTGTCTTCTATCATTGAAAGTTTCTAATATAAATTCAGAGTCATATTCATAAAAAAAAATAAGCGTCCAATTTAGAGAATTCATGATAGGCGAACTTCGAGAGAAGTCAAAACCACCTAATACGATGTAGTTACTTAGCACATCGTGTTTGAATTTAGTGTTACTTATTAAGAAATTGCTGATAGGTGAGACCAGGCATGCTCAGGAACCCGCCACATTGCGGGCCAATACAACTAGCCGCGACTTACTATTATATGGTCACAGGTTAGCCGTGGGTTACAACAATAGTGGCGGGCTTTAGTGGTGCCCGACACTCCACAATTATGTTGGTATTTTGGTTTTCTGTCTTTTTATATTTTAGTGTATTATGTTTTTATGATCATGGTATTGTATGAAAATGGTCTGAACTTTATAGATTTCATTATTTGCTATGCTTTAGACATTTTAGTTAATAAATTTATATTTAaataaataaaattcaaatttgaactataaatACGTTTAAAATTTTCTAATACTGGAAAAAAGATCCTAATAAGCTAGTTAGCATATATTTAGGTCTTATGAAACAAAACTCTGGTACTTTCAAATATGTATATGTGAAACTTCAAATACACATACTTAATTATGTAAAATTATTTTTGAATTTTCAGAAAATAATAATGTTGTCTAAAACCTATGAAACTTGCATATATGACCTAATAAATACATACTCAAGAACTTTAACAACACATTTCACCAAAATTTAGGCCTTTTTTAATGTAAGTCTAGATTTGATTCATGTCCATTAAATAAATAGAAATGCATTACGCAGAACAACGTCGCTGGAGGAGCCTCGCCGGAAGTGCGATACGAAAGACACTGCTAGCCTGTTTTGTAGTAGTAGTTTACTTGTTTCTATGAAACATTAGAATGCACATCTTCTTTATAATCAATATCTAGCTCATTTTCTAT contains:
- the LOC119274762 gene encoding uncharacterized protein LOC119274762 → MLRLRCRVLTQLLSSPPRSLASQLRRLISAAAPAISPNPTSFAVEDYLVDTCGLARPQALEASAKLSHLKSPANPDAVLAFLAGPGLSGADVASVLAKDPPFLCASVERTLAPVVAGLTGFGLSRSEIARLVSLSRHRFRRMSIVSKVQYYLRLFGSFENLLRAVSRGLCLLSANLETVVKPNVAFLQECGLGDSDIAKLCIAQPCLLASNLERVREVVALAEGIGVPRGCRMFRHALHAVGRLSEGKIAAKVDHLKATFRWSDAEVRIVVSKFPFVLLSSNQMLQSKSEFLIYEAGLEPAYIAHRPALLLYSLEGRIKPRYYVVKFLKENGLLDHDRDYYNAVMLAEKVFMEKFICPHKEAAPHLTKDYDAACKGEMPTNFRFT
- the LOC119280810 gene encoding putative disease resistance protein RGA4 encodes the protein MGTILDALTFKLLTKLGQVIENEVVMTLSVKKDIRRLKNNLEHFSAIREDAEALAMEDKRIEAWWKNMSNVMFDVDVIIDLVMVHSEKLLLTPRSVCCNQSMVSCFGKLPFDHRVARRIKDINEKLDEIKMNTEMFNLDRTTRQQFQVTIVDRKQTSPVDELEVVGTEIKQAVEDMVQMIVSGCRENRSSVFGIQGMGGIGKTTLAQKIYNEPLVREKFQVRIWLCISQSYTETGLIKQAIRMAGEKCDQLETKTELLPLLVDSINGKSVLLVLDDVWKSDVWIDLLLSPFRRALNFHVIVTTRNLDVLAEMHATYTHQVNTMNYHDGLELLLKKSLQPHEQISEFENVGYEIVKKCDGLPLAIKVVAGVLSTKRTTAEWKSIRDSKWSIHGLPKELGGPLYLSYSNLPPQLKECFLWCALLPPNFEIHRDSVAYWWVAEGLVRKEHGFSIHEIAEEYYLELVRRNLLQPVPEYVDKAVSTMHDLLRSLGQYLTKDHSLCMNVDRIDAMSNLRRLGISHAVEEIPNLEEHKCLRSLLLFNNKNFKSMHMDIFRKLEHIRVLVLRGTSTKDIPDSVGNLVLLRLLDLSYTEINKLPESIGSLISLEYLSLLGCHQLDSLPAGLMRLSKISFLHLEQTSIDHVPKGIAKFQQLYNLRGVFESGTGFRLDELRCLPNIQRLWVSKLEEAMPGGELVLKNSRNLKELGLRCTMNRDTHDRTCYAHDKVQKIQQVYDMLIPSPSLEYIFLVGFPGTMFPEWLRSKPELNMPSLRQMHLDECISCSELPPAGQMPQLQFLKIKGADAIESIGEELLGKGVRIPAAFFPKLEVLQVIGMFSLRSWSLKTGNPSDSAHHISLMPCLKRLLLLDCPKLRALPQDMSKIVNLKRIHIEGAHKLKEVVDLPAAVWLKVRNNTCLKTISNLCKLQDLLAQDCPALDQAKNLCSLRRLYMVDCPHEQEFRKCLSEEQGVLVHVATVGADGRNIFPDESLYN